In Arthrobacter citreus, a single genomic region encodes these proteins:
- a CDS encoding polysaccharide biosynthesis protein, whose amino-acid sequence MQNAKQKAALQGALFITIASLLSKVLSAFYKIPYQNIAGDLGYYIYQQVYPVYAIALAFSTYGFPLVLSSYVAERMAKKDDKGAKDLVYATFMMLLVIGILCFLTLYIGSNSIAKFMRDDHLAMLIRVVSVGFLFVPITSAFRGYYQGLGDMGPTSVSQVIEQFIRVITILVLSLYLMETTDNLYIVGAGAVSGSILGSIAAILYFFYWVSFRGSGLTIPSFGLIKTYRLELKTILYQGILLSLSSLVLVFIQFIDSISFYPLLVQYGYHVEGAKLVKGIYDRGFPLIQLGSVIASSFSLALIPYLSSELVRKEHNSINNRISGAIRVSIVVGAAATIGLISIIHPTNIMLYRNDLGTDVLTVLCASIFFAGVSITTSSIAQGLGKSLIPALNVLAGGCVKFVGNVILMEQIGSKGAAYSTVIALIIVTILNLAYIYKLSKTTFFGFKFIAKLLVALAVMYGCVYGYEHVFEKYAMFINPLRLRMLVEALSSAVVGAIAFGIVLIKIKLFTVEELSSLVKSEKLLKWLS is encoded by the coding sequence TTGCAAAATGCTAAACAAAAAGCAGCCTTACAAGGCGCATTATTCATAACAATAGCATCATTATTATCAAAAGTCTTGAGTGCATTTTATAAAATACCCTATCAAAATATTGCCGGCGATTTAGGTTACTATATTTACCAACAGGTTTACCCTGTTTACGCAATTGCTTTAGCTTTTTCAACATACGGCTTTCCTTTAGTTTTATCGTCTTATGTGGCTGAAAGAATGGCGAAAAAAGATGATAAGGGAGCTAAAGATTTAGTTTATGCAACATTTATGATGTTGTTAGTCATTGGAATATTATGTTTTTTAACTTTATACATAGGCAGTAATAGTATAGCAAAGTTTATGCGGGATGATCATCTAGCGATGTTAATTCGCGTTGTCAGTGTCGGCTTTTTATTTGTTCCAATAACTTCAGCGTTTCGTGGATATTACCAAGGTTTAGGAGATATGGGACCTACATCAGTCAGCCAGGTAATTGAACAGTTTATTCGAGTAATCACGATTTTAGTACTGTCACTTTATTTAATGGAAACGACTGATAATCTTTATATTGTAGGTGCGGGTGCTGTTTCAGGTTCAATACTAGGTAGTATAGCAGCGATACTTTACTTCTTTTATTGGGTTTCTTTTCGCGGCTCCGGTTTAACAATCCCATCATTTGGTTTAATTAAAACCTATCGTTTAGAATTAAAAACAATTTTATATCAAGGGATATTACTCAGTTTAAGTAGCCTAGTACTTGTATTTATTCAGTTTATCGATTCAATCTCTTTTTACCCTTTATTAGTACAATATGGGTATCATGTTGAAGGTGCTAAACTTGTGAAAGGTATTTATGACCGTGGATTTCCTTTAATTCAATTAGGTTCTGTCATTGCTTCATCATTCTCGCTTGCCTTAATTCCTTATTTATCTAGTGAATTAGTTCGTAAAGAACATAATTCTATAAATAATCGTATTTCAGGTGCCATTAGGGTGAGTATTGTAGTAGGAGCTGCTGCAACAATCGGTCTAATTTCGATTATCCATCCGACAAATATTATGCTTTACCGAAATGATTTAGGAACAGATGTCCTAACGGTGTTATGTGCATCGATTTTCTTTGCGGGGGTATCCATTACGACATCTTCAATAGCACAAGGGTTAGGCAAAAGTTTAATTCCTGCTTTAAATGTGTTAGCAGGTGGTTGTGTGAAATTTGTTGGTAATGTTATTTTAATGGAGCAAATAGGATCAAAAGGGGCAGCCTATTCAACGGTGATTGCTCTAATTATTGTTACGATATTGAATTTAGCTTATATTTATAAATTGTCGAAAACGACATTTTTTGGCTTTAAGTTTATTGCGAAATTACTAGTTGCCCTAGCAGTTATGTATGGTTGTGTATATGGATATGAGCATGTTTTTGAAAAGTATGCAATGTTTATTAATCCACTTCGTTTAAGAATGTTAGTGGAAGCATTATCATCAGCGGTTGTAGGAGCAATTGCGTTTGGAATTGTTTTAATTAAAATTAAGTTATTTACAGTAGAAGAGCTAAGCTCATTAGTGAAAAGTGAAAAATTACTAAAGTGGCTCTCTTAA
- the mazG gene encoding nucleoside triphosphate pyrophosphohydrolase: MNKITVLGLGAGDLNQLPFGIYKVLQKTDNLYLRTKDHPVISELEKEGLTFQSFDEIYEKHDRFEEVYQEIVQALVKASEVESITYAVPGHPLVAEKTVQLLIELADNGTIQLDIKGGQSFLDAMFTSLKIDPIEGFQFVDATDLEQEQITFRQHLIICQVYDQMTASHTKLKLMEQLPDDYEVVIVTAAGSADEQISRVPLYELDRNTSINNLTSVYVPPVKNKEDLYHQFETLRSVIATLRGPDGCPWDQKQTHVSLKKYLLEEAYELIEAIDEEDDDHIIEELGDVLLQVMLHAQIGEDEGYFSIQDVIQGLVSKLIYRHPHVFSTVHVNNEEEVLKNWQELKQAEKGHVVESVLSGIPKELSGLLKAEKLQSKAAKVGFDWKELPPVVDKVREELTEVLDAIESKEQPKIEAELGDLLFSIVNLARFIDVNPEEAILKTNMKFTKRFQYIESRLNEINKTFSDVSLEEMDEIWNEAKKFE, translated from the coding sequence ATGAACAAGATTACAGTTTTAGGTTTAGGAGCAGGAGACCTTAATCAGCTTCCATTTGGAATTTATAAAGTGTTACAAAAAACTGACAATCTTTATTTACGTACAAAAGACCACCCTGTTATAAGCGAATTAGAAAAAGAAGGTCTAACTTTTCAATCATTTGACGAAATATATGAAAAACATGACCGTTTTGAAGAAGTCTATCAAGAAATTGTACAAGCGTTAGTGAAAGCTTCTGAAGTGGAATCCATTACATACGCTGTACCAGGACATCCCCTTGTAGCGGAAAAAACGGTTCAGCTATTAATCGAACTTGCGGATAATGGTACTATCCAGCTAGATATTAAAGGTGGACAGAGCTTTTTAGATGCGATGTTTACTAGCTTGAAAATTGATCCAATCGAAGGATTCCAGTTTGTGGATGCAACAGATTTAGAACAAGAGCAAATTACATTTAGACAGCATTTGATCATATGCCAAGTTTACGACCAAATGACTGCTTCACATACGAAATTAAAATTAATGGAGCAGCTTCCTGATGATTATGAAGTAGTAATTGTGACAGCAGCGGGTAGTGCAGATGAGCAAATAAGTAGAGTGCCTTTATATGAGTTGGACCGAAATACGTCTATCAATAATTTAACAAGTGTGTATGTGCCGCCTGTTAAAAATAAAGAGGATTTATATCACCAATTTGAGACTCTTCGCTCTGTTATTGCTACTTTAAGGGGCCCTGACGGTTGTCCATGGGATCAGAAGCAAACACATGTATCATTAAAGAAATACCTATTAGAAGAGGCGTATGAGCTTATTGAAGCAATCGACGAAGAGGATGACGATCATATTATTGAAGAACTTGGTGATGTATTACTTCAAGTGATGCTACACGCTCAAATAGGTGAGGATGAAGGTTATTTCTCAATTCAAGATGTTATTCAAGGGTTAGTAAGTAAGCTGATTTATCGTCACCCTCATGTCTTTTCAACTGTTCATGTTAATAACGAAGAGGAAGTATTAAAAAATTGGCAGGAATTAAAGCAAGCTGAAAAGGGCCATGTAGTTGAATCTGTTCTTTCAGGAATTCCAAAGGAACTTTCTGGATTATTAAAAGCAGAAAAACTTCAAAGTAAAGCGGCAAAAGTGGGATTTGATTGGAAAGAATTACCTCCAGTAGTGGATAAAGTTAGAGAAGAACTAACTGAAGTTCTTGATGCAATTGAATCAAAAGAACAGCCTAAAATTGAAGCAGAACTAGGTGATTTATTATTTAGTATTGTTAATTTAGCTCGTTTTATTGATGTAAACCCTGAAGAAGCAATCTTAAAAACGAATATGAAATTTACTAAACGTTTTCAATATATTGAATCAAGACTTAATGAAATTAATAAAACCTTTTCAGACGTATCTCTAGAAGAAATGGATGAGATATGGAATGAAGCAAAAAAATTCGAATGA
- a CDS encoding RNA-binding S4 domain-containing protein → MRLDKFLKVSRIIKRRTLAKEVADQGRITINGTVAKASTEVKVNDELKIRFGQKIVTAKVNLLKETVRKEEADAMYTIISEEKLSDSLF, encoded by the coding sequence ATGAGACTTGATAAATTTTTAAAAGTATCGAGAATTATTAAGCGTCGAACACTTGCTAAAGAAGTGGCTGATCAAGGAAGAATAACAATAAATGGAACGGTAGCTAAAGCATCTACAGAAGTAAAAGTAAATGATGAATTAAAAATTCGCTTCGGACAAAAAATTGTAACGGCAAAGGTCAATCTACTTAAAGAAACTGTACGAAAAGAAGAAGCAGATGCAATGTATACAATCATAAGCGAGGAAAAACTGTCAGATAGCTTGTTCTAA
- the yabP gene encoding sporulation protein YabP: MNNPYDLNAKNTSQIIEQDLSLKSRRYLEITGVKQVESFDSEEFLLETALGFLHIKGHNLQMKNLDVEKGHVAIKGKINELCYIDEYNSGKAKGIFSKLFK; this comes from the coding sequence ATGAATAATCCGTATGACTTAAATGCGAAAAATACAAGCCAAATAATCGAGCAGGATTTGTCCTTAAAAAGTAGAAGGTATCTTGAAATTACTGGAGTTAAGCAGGTAGAGAGCTTTGATAGTGAAGAATTCCTTTTAGAAACAGCTTTAGGCTTTTTGCATATTAAAGGTCATAATTTACAAATGAAAAACCTCGATGTAGAAAAAGGTCATGTAGCAATAAAGGGAAAAATTAATGAACTTTGTTATATTGACGAGTACAACTCAGGGAAAGCTAAAGGGATCTTTAGCAAGCTATTTAAATGA
- the yabQ gene encoding spore cortex biosynthesis protein YabQ, with translation MSLNVQFYSMIAMVGMGAYLGMALDTYHRFLYRGTRNRLIVFATDILFWVFQALLVFYVLYLVNEGALRFYLLLALLCGYAAYQSLLRTIYKKVLEFIIQLVIRIYRIIVKLIIIFIFKPIKGIIQLIIVILLFIYGLLIRLIRLLYNVVLSILLFFGRVCWFFVPKRVKNYLIQFKGVFGKFKNIFLTTIKKVKDFLDRRKR, from the coding sequence ATGAGCTTAAACGTTCAGTTCTACTCAATGATAGCGATGGTCGGTATGGGTGCTTATCTTGGTATGGCACTAGATACATACCATCGTTTTTTATATCGAGGTACTCGTAATCGACTGATTGTGTTCGCTACGGATATTTTATTTTGGGTATTTCAGGCTCTACTAGTGTTTTATGTTTTATACTTAGTTAACGAAGGTGCACTAAGGTTTTATCTCCTGTTAGCTCTACTATGCGGTTATGCAGCATACCAAAGTCTACTGCGAACTATTTATAAAAAAGTTTTAGAATTTATTATTCAACTAGTTATTAGAATCTACCGCATTATAGTAAAATTAATCATAATATTTATTTTTAAACCTATAAAGGGTATTATTCAGCTAATAATCGTGATACTTTTGTTTATTTATGGTCTCCTTATTCGACTGATCCGATTACTTTACAACGTTGTCTTATCTATTCTTTTGTTTTTCGGCAGAGTATGTTGGTTTTTTGTGCCAAAACGAGTCAAAAACTATTTAATACAATTTAAAGGAGTTTTCGGAAAATTCAAGAATATCTTCCTTACTACTATTAAAAAAGTAAAAGATTTTTTAGATAGGAGGAAGAGATAG
- a CDS encoding RNA-binding protein S1, with product MSIEVGSKVSGKVTGITNFGAFVELPEGVTGLVHISEVADNYVKDINEHLKVGDEVEVKVINVEKDGKIGLSIKKAKERPPVKEGEREQRPRTSRPSYGGNNGGNRGRSQNRSDQRPVKETFDQKMSKFLKDSEDRLASLKRNTESKRGGRGARRG from the coding sequence ATGTCAATTGAGGTAGGCAGCAAAGTTAGTGGGAAAGTTACAGGTATTACAAATTTTGGTGCTTTTGTAGAGCTACCAGAAGGAGTAACTGGACTTGTTCACATTAGTGAAGTAGCTGACAACTATGTTAAAGATATTAACGAACATTTAAAAGTTGGCGATGAAGTCGAAGTAAAAGTAATCAATGTTGAGAAAGACGGTAAAATCGGCCTTTCAATTAAAAAAGCAAAAGAACGTCCACCGGTTAAAGAGGGAGAACGTGAGCAAAGACCTCGCACTAGCAGACCTTCATATGGAGGAAACAATGGTGGAAATCGTGGTAGAAGCCAAAACCGTTCAGATCAACGTCCAGTCAAAGAAACATTTGATCAAAAAATGAGTAAATTTTTAAAAGACAGTGAAGATCGTCTAGCTTCTTTAAAACGCAACACAGAATCTAAGCGTGGTGGCCGCGGAGCTCGTCGAGGTTAA
- the spoIIE gene encoding stage II sporulation protein E yields MTKLERGSSNSSASLVPTNGFQSVFRQSSKSIKTKLEKAFFDWGLLIFLTGFLLGRALILSHILPFVLPFFASVYMMKRERTGVAFVALMIGSLTVSIETVSYAFATVILFFILNIFFARVKRHYIGLVPFQVFLSVFISHLLIAYAFQQEVLMYDVLMASVEAGLSFILTMIFFQSVPLLAIPKRKQLLGVEEIVCLVILLASVVTGTTDWYIQDLSIQHIVTRYIVLLFAFVAGGTVGCTVGVVTGLILSLASVSSLYQMSLLAFSGLLGGLLKEGKRLGAAAGLLIGTCLISFYAEKQSDIIFSIIESVIAIVLFLLTPSFLLKQLAKLVPGTEEHSTDQQQYLRKIRDLTANRITQFSNVFEALSASFSQPSQFAQIEDELTDEELFICSISNKCCSSCMKKDHCWSNNGDRTYQYMENMMHLVEKDQLIKNGQFMREWEKYCQRSSKMADLMKQEVFYFRANQRLKKQVQESRRLVAEQLRGVSKVMVDFAKEIQREKENHQLQEDQILQALLNFGIDVSQVEIYNLEQGNIDIDILIPFENEYGECQKLIAPILSDILKETIVVLKEESATIPNGGNYLVTFGSDKAFVIETGVATAAKGGGFISGDAFKIMDVGAGKQAIAISDGMGNGERAHIESNETLKLLQKILNSGIEETVAIKSINSILSLRTTEEVFATLDLAMVDLHDASAKFLKIGSSPSFVKRGKQVIKIEGSNLPIGIIDEFDVEVVSEQLKAGDLLIMMSDGIFEGPRHVENYEMWMKRKISEFETDDPQAVAELLLEEVIRTNTGDINDDMTVVVAVVKRNMPEWSSIASYSAMA; encoded by the coding sequence ATGACGAAACTGGAAAGAGGATCTTCAAATTCTTCAGCTAGCTTGGTCCCTACTAACGGGTTTCAATCAGTTTTTCGGCAATCTTCTAAATCAATCAAGACTAAACTAGAAAAAGCATTTTTTGATTGGGGTCTTCTAATCTTTTTGACGGGATTTTTATTAGGGAGAGCGTTGATCTTATCGCATATTCTTCCGTTTGTCTTACCATTTTTTGCTTCTGTTTATATGATGAAAAGAGAACGGACGGGAGTAGCGTTTGTCGCTCTTATGATTGGTTCACTAACGGTGTCGATTGAAACTGTTAGTTATGCTTTTGCCACTGTTATCTTATTTTTTATCCTCAATATATTCTTTGCTAGAGTTAAACGACATTATATAGGTCTAGTACCTTTTCAAGTATTTTTATCAGTATTCATTAGTCACTTATTAATCGCTTATGCTTTCCAACAAGAAGTTCTAATGTATGATGTTTTAATGGCTTCTGTAGAAGCAGGATTAAGTTTTATCCTAACAATGATTTTTTTCCAAAGTGTACCTTTACTAGCGATTCCTAAGAGAAAACAGCTTTTAGGTGTTGAAGAAATCGTGTGTTTAGTTATTCTTTTAGCTTCAGTTGTGACGGGGACAACTGACTGGTATATTCAAGATTTATCAATTCAGCATATCGTTACTAGATATATTGTTTTACTATTTGCCTTCGTAGCGGGAGGAACGGTAGGGTGTACAGTAGGAGTTGTAACAGGCCTAATATTAAGTCTAGCGAGTGTTTCGAGCTTATACCAAATGAGCTTATTAGCATTCTCTGGATTGCTAGGAGGCTTATTAAAAGAAGGCAAGAGATTAGGTGCAGCGGCTGGACTATTAATTGGGACATGCTTAATAAGTTTCTATGCAGAAAAGCAGTCTGATATTATCTTTTCAATTATTGAATCTGTCATTGCGATTGTATTATTCTTACTAACGCCATCTTTCCTATTAAAGCAATTAGCTAAACTAGTCCCTGGAACAGAGGAGCATTCTACAGATCAGCAGCAATATTTGCGTAAAATCAGAGATTTGACTGCTAATCGTATTACACAATTCTCAAATGTGTTTGAAGCATTGTCTGCGAGCTTTTCACAGCCTAGTCAATTTGCACAAATTGAAGACGAATTGACTGATGAAGAACTATTTATTTGTAGCATTTCCAATAAATGCTGTAGTAGTTGTATGAAAAAAGATCATTGCTGGTCTAATAATGGAGACCGAACATATCAATACATGGAGAATATGATGCATTTAGTAGAAAAGGATCAGCTTATTAAGAACGGTCAGTTTATGAGAGAATGGGAAAAATATTGCCAGCGTTCCTCTAAAATGGCGGATTTAATGAAGCAAGAGGTTTTCTATTTCCGTGCAAACCAAAGACTAAAAAAACAAGTTCAGGAGAGCAGAAGATTAGTAGCAGAGCAATTGCGTGGGGTATCGAAAGTAATGGTTGATTTTGCAAAAGAGATTCAACGAGAAAAAGAGAATCATCAATTGCAAGAGGATCAAATTCTACAGGCTTTATTAAACTTTGGTATTGATGTTAGCCAAGTTGAAATCTATAACCTAGAACAAGGAAACATTGATATTGATATTTTAATTCCTTTTGAAAATGAATATGGAGAGTGTCAAAAGTTAATTGCGCCAATACTATCTGATATTTTAAAGGAGACAATTGTCGTTTTAAAAGAAGAATCGGCAACAATTCCAAACGGAGGGAATTACTTAGTTACATTTGGTTCCGATAAGGCATTTGTTATTGAGACCGGAGTAGCGACAGCAGCTAAAGGTGGCGGATTTATATCTGGTGATGCTTTTAAAATAATGGATGTAGGAGCAGGAAAACAAGCCATTGCAATTAGTGATGGAATGGGTAATGGTGAACGCGCTCATATTGAAAGTAATGAGACATTAAAACTACTTCAAAAGATATTAAATTCAGGCATAGAGGAAACAGTCGCAATTAAATCGATTAATTCGATTCTTTCCTTACGTACTACTGAAGAGGTATTTGCTACGCTAGATTTGGCAATGGTAGATTTACATGATGCCTCAGCGAAATTCTTAAAAATTGGCTCTTCTCCAAGTTTTGTTAAACGAGGAAAGCAGGTTATAAAAATAGAAGGCAGTAATTTACCAATCGGCATCATTGATGAATTTGACGTAGAAGTTGTAAGTGAACAACTTAAAGCCGGTGATTTATTGATTATGATGAGTGATGGAATTTTTGAAGGTCCTAGACACGTCGAAAACTATGAAATGTGGATGAAACGTAAAATTAGTGAATTTGAAACGGATGATCCGCAAGCAGTAGCAGAATTATTACTTGAAGAAGTAATTCGAACAAATACAGGCGATATTAATGATGATATGACAGTCGTAGTTGCTGTTGTAAAACGAAATATGCCTGAGTGGTCATCAATCGCATCATATAGTGCGATGGCTTAG
- a CDS encoding VWA domain-containing protein codes for MVTTFMRRGFSMYKGKLKQILLITDGYSNHGEDPLAVSSLAQEYGITVNVIGILDENVQNGDGLKEIEEIARAGGGISQVVYTKQLSQTVQMVTRKAMTQTIQGFVNKELKQILGSSNSIESLPPSKREEVYEVVEDIGETVGLEVIILVDTSASMKDKLETVKESLFDLQISLNSRTGENAYSLFIFPGKRDDVDKLLDWTPKLEKLNTIFPKLTMGGMTPTGPALREALNYFNEQNYDRGNNGDDEQSIEWAD; via the coding sequence ATGGTAACAACTTTTATGCGGAGGGGATTTAGTATGTATAAGGGAAAATTAAAGCAAATTTTATTAATTACAGATGGTTATTCAAATCATGGAGAAGATCCACTAGCTGTTTCAAGCTTGGCGCAAGAATATGGTATTACTGTCAATGTAATTGGAATTTTAGATGAAAATGTCCAAAACGGCGATGGATTGAAGGAAATTGAAGAAATTGCTAGAGCAGGTGGAGGAATAAGTCAGGTTGTTTATACAAAACAACTCTCTCAAACTGTCCAAATGGTTACTAGAAAAGCAATGACACAAACAATTCAAGGGTTTGTTAATAAGGAATTAAAGCAAATTTTAGGCTCAAGTAATTCAATTGAATCACTTCCTCCTTCAAAGCGAGAAGAAGTTTATGAGGTTGTAGAGGATATTGGAGAAACTGTAGGTTTAGAAGTTATTATTTTAGTAGATACGAGTGCTAGTATGAAAGATAAGCTAGAGACTGTTAAAGAATCATTATTTGATCTGCAAATAAGTTTAAACTCTAGAACAGGCGAAAATGCCTACTCGTTATTTATATTTCCCGGGAAACGTGACGATGTTGACAAGTTGTTAGACTGGACACCTAAATTAGAAAAGCTCAATACGATCTTTCCTAAATTAACAATGGGTGGCATGACCCCAACTGGTCCTGCGTTACGCGAAGCATTGAATTATTTCAACGAACAAAATTATGATAGAGGTAATAATGGTGATGATGAACAATCAATTGAATGGGCAGATTAG
- a CDS encoding protein kinase family protein, which translates to MMNNQLNGQISLAPGTFITGKWNKNQYEIKSLLGNGANGTVYLASGKNGNVALKLSKDSTNITNEVNVLKKITQVQDTFLGPSFIDVDDYIDSVSRECYYFYVMEYVNGVSLPKFIERNGIEWSSIFIIQVLSLLDKLHHKGYIFGDLKTDNLLVTKEPNRIQWIDFGGVTQIGRAVKEFTEFFDRGYWGLGSRKAEISYDLFAVTMIFIHLHCKKQFLKNGQGIKQIEQVIDQTQALTPYKEFLMRGLKGEYVSANAMKQALLMYEQKINATKKKNKAQQATAAQNNSVNQTRQSKQQNQATNQSRHSKKHNQAANQTTQSKNQNQMPNQSTQSRSANNVYVKKKKKRSHWFETSTILLLMGLAYVLYFYYQL; encoded by the coding sequence ATGATGAACAATCAATTGAATGGGCAGATTAGTCTAGCACCTGGGACTTTCATTACTGGAAAGTGGAATAAAAACCAATACGAAATTAAAAGTTTACTTGGAAATGGCGCTAACGGTACAGTTTATCTTGCTTCTGGGAAAAATGGCAATGTTGCCCTTAAGCTGAGTAAGGATTCCACTAATATTACGAATGAAGTGAATGTACTAAAAAAAATCACACAGGTCCAGGATACTTTCCTTGGGCCTTCTTTTATCGATGTAGACGATTATATAGATTCTGTATCAAGAGAATGCTACTACTTTTATGTAATGGAGTACGTAAATGGAGTTAGTTTACCAAAATTTATAGAGAGAAATGGAATTGAGTGGAGTAGTATATTTATCATTCAAGTGCTATCTCTATTAGATAAATTGCACCATAAGGGGTATATATTTGGGGATTTAAAAACTGATAATCTTCTAGTAACGAAAGAACCAAATAGAATCCAGTGGATTGACTTTGGAGGAGTTACCCAAATCGGACGAGCGGTTAAAGAGTTTACTGAGTTCTTTGATCGTGGTTACTGGGGCTTGGGATCTAGAAAAGCAGAAATCTCCTATGACTTATTTGCTGTGACAATGATTTTTATTCACCTGCATTGTAAAAAACAGTTCCTAAAGAACGGCCAAGGCATAAAGCAAATTGAACAGGTGATCGATCAAACACAAGCCCTTACTCCATATAAAGAGTTTCTGATGAGAGGGTTAAAAGGTGAGTATGTTAGTGCAAACGCAATGAAACAGGCGTTGCTGATGTATGAACAAAAGATAAATGCTACAAAAAAGAAAAATAAAGCGCAACAAGCTACAGCGGCACAAAACAACTCAGTCAACCAAACGAGACAGTCAAAACAGCAAAACCAAGCTACAAATCAATCAAGGCACTCCAAAAAACATAACCAAGCAGCAAATCAAACTACGCAATCAAAAAATCAGAATCAAATGCCTAACCAATCAACGCAGTCAAGATCGGCGAACAATGTGTACGTGAAGAAAAAGAAAAAAAGAAGTCATTGGTTCGAAACATCTACAATTCTATTATTAATGGGACTAGCATATGTTTTATATTTTTATTATCAGCTTTAA
- the tilS gene encoding tRNA lysidine(34) synthetase TilS produces MVINQLKEFIKKNNIISSGKIVIGVSGGPDSMALAHAFLSVRDEYDFTIILTHVDHMFRGQESLDDMEYVKNWCVLNNVHFEGKSINVNQYIEETGLSSQLAARECRYRFFEEIMMKYQADYLALGHHGEDQVETILMRLVRGSSPMGYAGIREKRPFRTGEIIRPFLELRKHDLITYCHEKNIIPRQDPSNEKDVYTRNRFRHHLLPFIFEENPTAHKRFQHFSRQQIEDELYLMELTEDVMNTVIKHKQKQAVTIDVKQFLNVPISLQRRCIQLILEYVYLSIPEGLTQGHLNSILTLLQNEKSTWEQHLPGGLFVKRSYNECTFTFEQVNVKYYTISINEPGVYELPNGFSIKVELNNQCLEPKNDTFICSAKDVSFPLVVRNRKNGDRMSLKGMNGSKKLKDIFIDEKMKQSLRDEWPIITDSQNNILWVPFVKKSVFERNFSTDESLIAIQVVSKSF; encoded by the coding sequence ATGGTAATTAATCAATTAAAGGAATTTATAAAGAAAAACAATATTATTAGTAGCGGTAAAATTGTCATTGGTGTTTCCGGGGGGCCAGACTCGATGGCGTTGGCTCATGCTTTTTTATCAGTCAGAGATGAATACGATTTTACAATTATTCTTACACATGTAGATCATATGTTTAGAGGACAAGAGTCTCTAGATGATATGGAATACGTCAAGAATTGGTGTGTTTTGAATAACGTACATTTTGAAGGTAAGAGCATAAATGTAAATCAATATATCGAAGAAACGGGATTAAGTAGCCAATTAGCAGCGAGGGAATGTCGATATCGTTTTTTTGAAGAGATTATGATGAAATACCAAGCAGATTATTTAGCACTCGGTCATCATGGGGAAGACCAAGTCGAAACAATTTTAATGCGATTAGTAAGAGGTAGCTCACCGATGGGCTACGCGGGAATTAGAGAAAAACGGCCGTTTAGAACTGGTGAAATTATTCGTCCATTTTTAGAACTGAGGAAACACGACTTAATTACATATTGTCACGAAAAAAATATAATTCCAAGACAAGATCCAAGTAACGAGAAAGACGTATACACTAGAAACCGATTTAGACATCATCTATTACCTTTTATTTTTGAAGAAAATCCAACTGCACATAAGCGATTCCAACACTTTAGTAGACAACAGATAGAAGATGAACTATATTTAATGGAATTAACTGAAGATGTAATGAATACAGTTATAAAACATAAACAAAAACAAGCAGTCACGATTGATGTTAAACAGTTTTTAAATGTGCCTATATCTTTACAAAGAAGATGTATTCAACTAATATTAGAATATGTCTACCTATCTATACCTGAAGGCTTGACACAAGGGCATCTTAATTCAATTCTGACTTTATTACAAAATGAGAAATCCACATGGGAACAGCATTTACCTGGAGGACTTTTTGTCAAACGCTCATATAATGAATGCACATTTACATTCGAGCAAGTGAATGTGAAGTATTATACTATTTCTATTAATGAGCCAGGCGTATATGAACTACCAAATGGTTTTTCGATAAAAGTTGAATTAAACAATCAATGTCTTGAACCAAAAAACGACACGTTTATTTGTTCTGCCAAGGATGTTTCCTTTCCACTCGTTGTTCGGAATCGAAAGAATGGTGATCGAATGTCATTAAAGGGTATGAATGGGTCAAAAAAGTTAAAAGATATATTTATTGATGAAAAAATGAAACAATCATTACGTGATGAATGGCCAATAATTACGGATAGTCAAAATAATATATTATGGGTACCTTTCGTAAAAAAATCTGTATTTGAAAGAAATTTTTCGACAGATGAGTCACTCATTGCAATACAGGTGGTTTCTAAGAGTTTCTAG